TCGAAAACCgacaccaaccataaatgcaagtcataatacataatatggaTCTAATCAAGATCTCAAACTACCGAAcgaaatgctaaagctcaaaacggctggtcgggtcgttacaacaagtcccaaatgataatcCGAACCTAATCCAACTTTTAGAACAAAAATCTGAATCTGATATCATCAACGTCAAACCCTCAGTCAAACTAGGGAACtctccaaacctccaaattgtcaaatttctacaaaaaatgctaaaatatcctaggaacctccaaatcaaattccaaatatacgcccaagtccaaactTACCATACGAACTAATTGGAACCAAAACACTAATTCGTGGTCGTTTACCGAAAAGTCAAATATtagtcaactcttataacttaataTTCCAACAagggaactaagtattccaatttaTTCTAAAACCTTTCCGAaactaaaccaaccatccccgcaagtcacaaaataacaaacaagcaTACGACAAACATCAAATAGGGAAAtgaggctcaaatacacaaaataattgGCTAAGTCATTACATAGTTACACCTAATTTCATGCTGACCAATTAATTAATTGGCAAGACAAACATACTAAACTGCGTGATTACATCCAAAGTGGAATCCAATTCTTATGTGGATTTTCAAACGTGCTCTAAAAGATTTTTATTGGGGGGAAGGGGGATATAACTGTAGCATATATGTATTGAGAAATTTTTAAaaatcactattgtttagtggctattaacttcatatagctaccatatacataattacttcctataactATTATTCCAGCGGTGCGATTGTATTCGCTATATTcgcgctattgtattcatgaatacaatagagGAATTCGCGCCTAAAAATAGGGAAGTCCAGTTGTCCGACTGTATTCgcgttattgtattcatgaatacagtagcggaATTCGCCTAAAAATAGGGGAGTCCAGGTGTTAAATTACGAAAAGAGGATCAATTAGCGtgtatcactcctaatttaacttaacaaaatcaattctacatAAATTTTGCTGCTACAATTTTGTATTATATTGAATTCAGTTGTATTCAAACaataaaaaatcaagaaatatGGTGTATACCGTTCTATTCAATTCGactgtatacattgtattcaattcaccGATATTCATTATTCACTATTATACATTATATTCAATTCACCGTATTCAATTCGATTCTATTTAAACAacataaaatcacaacacatagtGATATTCAGTTTTATTCAAAAAGTACAGACCTTCGGAATACATAAATACATGCAAAAAATTAatgtatttataaaaaatatacaatgtatttgagtgtatttgtacagaatacaatgtatttgtatcattgtatgtgactaaaatagcaaagaagagaagaaagttcgccGGAGATGGCATTTCCGGCCAAGCAAAATACTGTATACACTGtactaaaagtaaaaatagagaCGAACAAAACCCGGCCCTCAAATCGTCGCCGGTGTAGCTATGGCCAGATATGTTCGCCTGAGAGGATGAGCCAATAGTGGATTCTGACGCCGACGAGGATTCTAACGACGATCACGATGATGATGCCGACGATTCTGCTAATTTGATGGAGAAGAGGGAGAGATAGGATTGAGAATCTTGCTGatagagagagaaggaagagagagagaaagaacatAATTGGCGTATTTCATGTCTCAATGGTAGGTATaaataaatacctattttgctataaaataaaaaagatagcTATAAGTAATACTccatccgttccaatttatgtgatatTGTTTGACtaagcacggagtttaagaaaaaatgaagacttttgaaatttgtggtacTAACCAAGTTAAAAAGAAACTCAgattatttgtgtggttataaaagcttctcattaagagtagaattgtaagtttaagctaaattattaccaaatttagaaatgggtcattctttttggaacggacaaaaaaagaaataagttcACATGAACTGGAACAGAGagagtaatattttaaaattatgatttataataaataaattgTAATAGTTTGCCACAGGAGGTATAATTTCCATATGTAGTTGCAAGACCCAAATTAAAAACACAGCAGCTATAAAAACACGTGATATATGcttgaaaattttcaaatattgaaacgaTTCTCAAGAGGTGTATTTTCACAACATTTAATGATTTAATCCTTTATTGTCCTTATTGAATTTGTACACTCCTCGAGTTAAaagataaatcaaataagcaaATGACGAGTGTGCGGGCACAAAACTCCAAGAATCTGCATACTTTATAACCATCCATTAGTCTTCCACTCCTAAAAGTGTAATCAATATAGCCATTTTTCTTTTGGTAAAAAATTAGGAGCCAATGTGGCCCGGCCTAGCTTCCAAGAAAATTGATTAAACAAATTCTTGGGGAAAATAATTCAACCCCCTAGATCAAAAATCAAGAACTAAAGCCCTTACTTCTCTCTCCTCCTCCTTCCTCTTTTCTTCTTGCTATCCCTCCCTTCCATGTCTGTTTTGTCCTGATCTCTGTTTCTGCTAATAATTAACAATGTATCCCCATATAAACTCGAATGGGTATGACCAATTCGCTTCTAAATCATTAGAAAAATCTTCTCAACCATATTTTTACCCTCATTTATTACCTTATGGGTATGGTATGCCCCCAACACAACAACTTCATCCACCATATAGATCTTCTGGGTCTTCTGTATATGTTCAAAGAGCCCCTATTGGAATAACCAAACCTATGCAAAAGACAACTTGGTCAACCAACATTTTTGCATGTTGTAGAGACCCCAAAAATTGTATGTCCCGCCGTTGCTTTTTTCCTTCATACATCATTTCGCCTTCTGTATTCTGATCGGGATTCATTATAATTTTATGCGTACGGTCAACCTATTGTTACTTCTTTGTTTATCCGGTGTTGGAATCGGCAATATAAGCAAGCTTAGATAGGCTCAGTTTCCTATAATTCTATAAATTGAAGCATAattgttatttttcttgtttctGTATAAATCATTTCCTATAATTTTATGAATATGCCTAATGGTCTTTTTTCTTTGTGTATAGGTCTTAAAACATGTTTTTGTCCATGTATAACATCCGGGCAAATTGCAGAAATTGTCAGTGAAGGACGAACGTGTAAGACGAACAATTAATCCTATGATATATTTGTGAagcttttgggtcgtgacaaaatttgTTTATGTTTATTctctaatttttttatttttttttcctttttgggaCAGCATGCATGGAAGGAGTGATAATAAACTTCTTGCTCTGTTGTTTCTGTTTGGCTGCACCTCTTTACACTTTTTACAACAGGGTTAAATTGAGAAGAAAGTTCAAGTTGGAAGGGAATGGCGTTCTTGATTGCCTAACTCATACACTTTGCTGTTATTGTGCATTGTGTCAAGAATATCGTGAGCTTCATCGTCAAGGATTTGACCCTAGTCTTGGTAATTTTATCTGTTCAAAACCACAAAAGGAATATTCACAATTATATTAACAGGGATAAAATTTGTGCAAATGTCACCaaaattttacgtgaaaaaacAATCCTTGTAAATTTTTATAAACTACAGTTCGAGAGGAACGAAACAATATCATTATAGTGAGATCAGACAATTCAAAACAAACTTTTGTGaattcattaattaaattatatgcTTCAATCTCTATGTCTATTTCTACGTTATTCTTTCTTTGTTGAGAGTCTTATCCTAATGTTTTACTAATTTGTAAATTGATATGTTCAGGATGGGCAGAAAATATTGAGAGACAAAGCCATGCTGTTGCTGTTTTCACTGTCACGCCACCTCCAGTTCAAGAAGCAATGAAAAGATAGATAAGATCTCAAATATTTTTCGACCAGTTAGTTGTCAAGGTAAGATTTATGGAGTTTTCTTCTAAAAATGTGGACTATCTTGTCTCTTGGTAAGGAGCCTATTAAATCTGCTTTCTTAATAGACTAGTCAAACCAGTAGTTTCCTAATTCTGGATGcctaaaacaaaaagaaaaattacctgTTTGATGTTTAACCACCTCAAGCTCTCTTACCAAAACTTTCTGCAACACAGTTtcattttataatttattatacTGACTAGTATTAAGCAGTAATGTGCAATCCCTCTATGCAAAATATTTAGCTTGTTCTATATATAATTTCCCAAATATGAGGACCTCTTTTATGGAAATAAACATTACACCCTCCGCCTCAAATTATTTGCCGTGGTTTCTAAAAATACTTGTctaaaattatttatcattttagaagttcaagacaaaattaattatttttttctcattttatctttagtagtaattgttcttgaagatagagatgacacataaataaaataaatattcaataaagATATATTATATCTTAGgacataaataagggtaaaataatcaaaaatcccTTCTAATTAATGTTTCTATCGTGTAAAagagaaatataataaataatttgggATGAATAATAATACGTTTTGAATGCTCTAAAGTTCATGCTTTATGTTATCACCTTAATGTTTGTAAATGGTTAAGTATtgtttataaaaattaaaagtaatgcTTGAAATTTGACCAGGCCGAATCATATCAATCTTTTGATCCATACGGCAAATGCAAACTTGTCTCACTTATGATGCAATTTGATTAGGTACGGAATTTTAAAAAGTGAAAGagttttaaaatttataatttaaaataagttATAGATATTTATGTGGCCATAAGTCATATCATTAATAATATAATCGGAAgtataaagttaaattattttttaatataaatacatcATTCTTTTTTAGACTGACAAATGAAGAAAGTGCATCATATAAATTGGGACAAGATTAATGTTTAATTTAATGTTGGATTTAAAACAACTCATATGCGTGACTATTCTtattgttactgctgctgttatATTtacttctatcattttattttttgttatttcatCATTATTGTTTGCAGATAAAATCAGATACACATCGGTTGCTTTGACTAATCCATGGTGCAGGACTGGTCCTTGTGGTCAAAGATGGCCTGTCCCAAGCTAGTTTTAATTTTTTCCCCCTCAATATAGATGGATTCTCAAATAGCTTGTGATCACCAGAACTATCCACTTGATTACCTTCTTGAATTAGGAAAAacaattttggatttttcatATATTGCCCACTCCAAGTAGATAGAGATCAATTTCAAACTAGCATTGGCATAAATTCAAGGAAGAGATCTATAACTAGTTTTGCCTTTGTGTATATAGGTTGTAAAACTCAGTTCTTGGATTTCAGCGTTCCTTCGATGCTCAAACAAAGTGTTCATGTAAAGTCCAACTCACATGCATTATAATTTACACACACAAGATACACACCCTCTCTCTTAATAAACTGGTCTTATGTTAAAGGACATAAACAGAGTTGAATCTATATACCTAAGGGAAATATGATTTGCAAAGTAGGATGCAAAAGTTCATATCTATA
This DNA window, taken from Nicotiana tabacum cultivar K326 chromosome 15, ASM71507v2, whole genome shotgun sequence, encodes the following:
- the LOC107772042 gene encoding protein PLANT CADMIUM RESISTANCE 7-like; this translates as MYPHINSNGYDQFASKSLEKSSQPYFYPHLLPYGYGMPPTQQLHPPYRSSGSSVYVQRAPIGITKPMQKTTWSTNIFACCRDPKNCLKTCFCPCITSGQIAEIVSEGRTSCMEGVIINFLLCCFCLAAPLYTFYNRVKLRRKFKLEGNGVLDCLTHTLCCYCALCQEYRELHRQGFDPSLGWAENIERQSHAVAVFTVTPPPVQEAMKR